In one Methanobrevibacter arboriphilus genomic region, the following are encoded:
- a CDS encoding type II secretion system F family protein, translating into MGFEVALAILILLIIVIFWIISFPKRNKDKNKAEISNELPYAVRQMVTELRSGKGLHDVINSIANSNYGLLSHEFSIVIEEIKYGETTERALTNLADRTSSDGLNRIIQQIIGTMNTGGNLSSNLNIIAEDISYDIRIKLKDYSQKLNAFIMIYTFIAILGPVILLIMLMAASTVMGDLVPVNIILIIYIFFFPILVIFMGLLMKKMEPVL; encoded by the coding sequence TTGGGTTTTGAGGTAGCTTTAGCTATCTTGATTTTATTAATTATAGTAATATTTTGGATTATTAGTTTTCCAAAGAGGAATAAAGATAAAAATAAGGCTGAAATATCTAATGAATTACCTTATGCAGTTCGACAGATGGTTACTGAGTTAAGATCAGGTAAAGGTTTACATGATGTCATAAATTCAATAGCTAACTCTAATTATGGGTTGTTATCTCATGAATTTTCAATAGTTATTGAAGAAATCAAGTATGGGGAAACTACTGAAAGAGCATTGACTAATTTAGCTGATAGAACTTCTTCTGATGGTCTAAATAGAATAATTCAACAGATTATTGGAACTATGAATACTGGGGGAAATCTTTCTTCAAATCTTAATATAATTGCTGAAGATATTTCCTATGATATTAGAATAAAATTAAAAGATTATTCTCAAAAACTGAATGCTTTTATAATGATATACACATTCATAGCTATATTAGGTCCTGTAATCCTTTTGATAATGCTAATGGCAGCTTCTACTGTAATGGGGGATCTAGTTCCAGTTAACATTATTCTTATTATTTATATTTTCTTTTTCCCTATATTAGTCATATTTATGGGTTTATTGATGAAAAAAATGGAACCTGTATTATGA
- a CDS encoding CpaF family protein translates to MPINKENEDLNYNFRDSGNSTIPKYELLKTDFSETEKFLLEDLRDNLVDKAVSSGKNFRINEKELLNHIKDFLTGSIIKNKENVDDYLSYDISSNQMNHNDIKLNSKNNIFKNVSDKSFSNEGIDKLANKFFKEIIGYGELDSLISDDELEEIMIIGINKPVFVYHRDYGMMESNLIYKTDEEILSVIDSIARQVNRRIDQESPIMDARLENGSRVNATIPPISADGPSLTIRKFKKDPLTIIDIINENTLSSDLAAFLWLCVDGLGVKPANTIISGGTSSGKTTTLNSLTAFINPRERIITIEDTLELQIPHQHVLRMETRNSNIENRGELTMDDLVKNSLRQRPDRIIVGEVRGKEAVTLFTALNTGHSGFGTLHSNSSRETITRLTNAPMNVPKVMISAIDFIIMQNRIYRSDGVSVRRVTEVVEVVGIEEGTIQLNKIFNWNSKSDEIENVSISCNTLQTIANIKGIKVKDLFDEIDKRKRVLNFLSDNNIRNIHELNKFIGNYYLNPFNVLDYISNA, encoded by the coding sequence ATGCCTATTAATAAAGAAAATGAAGATTTAAATTATAATTTTAGAGACAGTGGTAATAGTACAATACCAAAATATGAGTTATTAAAAACAGATTTTTCAGAAACAGAAAAATTTTTATTAGAAGATTTAAGAGATAATCTTGTTGATAAAGCCGTATCTTCAGGTAAAAATTTTAGGATTAATGAAAAAGAATTATTAAATCATATTAAAGATTTTTTAACAGGTAGCATTATTAAAAATAAAGAGAATGTAGATGATTACTTAAGTTATGATATCTCATCTAATCAGATGAATCACAATGATATTAAATTAAATTCTAAAAATAATATTTTTAAAAATGTTTCAGATAAAAGCTTTTCCAACGAAGGAATTGATAAATTAGCTAATAAGTTTTTTAAAGAAATTATTGGATATGGTGAACTTGATTCATTAATAAGTGATGATGAACTCGAAGAGATAATGATAATAGGTATTAATAAGCCTGTTTTTGTTTATCATAGGGATTATGGTATGATGGAGTCAAATCTAATATATAAAACAGATGAAGAAATTCTTTCAGTAATCGACTCGATAGCTCGTCAAGTTAATCGAAGAATAGATCAAGAATCTCCAATAATGGATGCAAGACTTGAAAATGGTTCAAGAGTTAATGCAACAATTCCTCCAATTTCTGCTGATGGTCCTTCCCTTACTATTAGAAAGTTTAAAAAAGATCCTTTAACTATTATAGATATCATTAATGAAAATACACTGAGTTCTGATTTAGCTGCATTTTTATGGTTATGTGTAGATGGTTTAGGAGTAAAACCTGCTAATACTATTATTTCTGGTGGAACAAGCTCGGGGAAAACAACAACTTTAAATTCTCTAACTGCATTTATAAATCCTAGGGAACGGATAATAACTATTGAAGACACACTTGAACTTCAAATACCTCATCAACATGTTTTAAGAATGGAAACAAGAAATTCTAACATTGAAAATAGGGGTGAGCTAACAATGGATGATTTAGTTAAAAATTCTTTAAGACAAAGGCCTGACAGAATAATAGTAGGTGAGGTTAGAGGAAAAGAAGCAGTAACTCTATTTACAGCACTTAATACTGGGCATTCTGGATTTGGAACACTTCATTCTAACAGTTCACGTGAAACCATAACTAGACTTACGAATGCTCCTATGAATGTTCCAAAAGTAATGATTTCAGCTATTGACTTTATTATAATGCAAAATAGAATATATCGCTCTGATGGTGTTTCTGTTCGAAGAGTAACTGAGGTTGTTGAAGTTGTTGGTATTGAGGAAGGTACTATTCAATTGAATAAAATTTTCAATTGGAATTCAAAAAGTGATGAAATAGAAAATGTTTCTATCTCCTGTAATACATTACAGACAATTGCAAATATTAAAGGAATCAAAGTTAAAGATCTTTTTGATGAAATAGATAAAAGAAAACGAGTTTTAAATTTTTTATCTGATAATAACATTAGAAATATTCATGAATTAAATAAATTTATAGGTAATTACTATTTAAACCCTTTCAATGTCCTTGATTACATATCAAATGCTTAA